A single Cupriavidus sp. D39 DNA region contains:
- a CDS encoding DNA gyrase inhibitor YacG yields the protein MTTVVKCPTCGTDVAWVPENKFRPFCSNRCKQIDLGAWASEKYVIGGKPGEEPSPDEEDED from the coding sequence ATGACAACCGTAGTCAAATGCCCCACCTGCGGCACGGACGTGGCCTGGGTACCCGAGAATAAATTCCGTCCCTTCTGCTCGAATCGCTGCAAGCAGATCGACCTGGGCGCGTGGGCGTCCGAGAAATACGTGATCGGCGGCAAACCCGGCGAGGAACCCTCGCCGGACGAGGAAGACGAGGATTAA